A single window of Microbispora hainanensis DNA harbors:
- a CDS encoding nitrate- and nitrite sensing domain-containing protein encodes MSPRRRDRPIRSRLIGLLLVPLFSLVALWAVTAGVTIGDSLSLRTYNTLWSTLRRPADSLIVDLQAERLTTARYLGSHRTTDRDAMVLQRQRTDKTRAQVRTLALSSASRSATTPAMRTQVDEMLSGLSRIDEIRAEIDEGLSERLRAIETYNLVSDSIYRMHYSLALIDDIPIYQQSRVVISLGYAKELLTREQALEAATGPSGGLTDEERKLFTQLVGNRRFLIDQALPELDTGLRQLHVNLITTPLYQRLRLQEEQIIAAPRLSARTQRVWQSTSDDLADSFQKAQTEAAALLAQRAAPIADSILRRAVLAGGFGLLAVIASILISLRVGGRIARELADLRQAALDLANKRLPGVMVKLKRGEDVDVATEAPPLQTVGGTAEIQDVGRAFSTVQETAVEAAIGQARLQRGVSQVFLNLARRSQTLLHRQRTQLHGMQRHITDPDMLEELFRLDHLTTRMRRHAEGLIILSGNAPGRAWRKPVPMYDVVRGAAAEVEDYARVNVLPMEDHGLDGAAVADVIHLIAELIENATIFSPPHTSVSVRGELVGMGFAVEIEDRGLGMTKERLDELNERLADPPEFDIADTDRMGLFVVARLAARRDIRVTLRPSPYGGTTAIVLIPSGLMVGPKDPDLARLAAGEVTPEDIILASLQRGSQENENTGEEDRK; translated from the coding sequence ATGAGTCCGCGCAGGCGTGACCGGCCGATCAGGTCCCGGCTCATCGGCCTGCTGCTCGTACCACTCTTCTCACTGGTCGCTTTGTGGGCTGTGACCGCCGGCGTCACGATCGGCGACAGCCTGAGCCTGCGCACCTACAACACGCTGTGGTCCACGCTCCGCCGGCCCGCCGACTCCCTGATCGTCGACCTTCAGGCCGAGCGCCTGACCACGGCCCGCTACCTCGGCTCGCACCGGACGACCGACCGCGACGCCATGGTTCTGCAGCGCCAGCGGACGGACAAGACCAGGGCGCAGGTCCGCACGCTGGCCCTGTCGAGCGCCTCCCGCTCGGCCACCACTCCGGCCATGCGCACGCAGGTCGACGAGATGCTGTCGGGGCTCAGCCGGATCGACGAGATCCGGGCGGAGATCGACGAGGGGCTCTCCGAACGGCTGCGTGCCATCGAGACCTACAACCTGGTCAGCGACTCGATCTACCGCATGCACTACAGCCTGGCGCTGATCGACGACATCCCGATCTACCAGCAGTCACGCGTGGTTATCTCGCTCGGCTACGCCAAGGAGCTGCTGACCCGGGAGCAGGCGCTGGAGGCGGCGACCGGCCCGTCGGGCGGCCTCACCGACGAGGAACGCAAGCTGTTCACCCAGCTCGTGGGCAACCGCCGGTTCCTCATCGACCAGGCGCTGCCCGAGCTGGACACCGGCCTGCGGCAGCTCCACGTCAACCTGATCACCACTCCGCTCTACCAGCGGCTGCGGCTGCAGGAAGAGCAGATCATCGCCGCGCCCAGGCTCTCGGCGCGTACGCAGCGGGTGTGGCAGTCGACCTCCGACGACCTGGCCGACTCGTTCCAGAAGGCGCAGACCGAGGCGGCGGCCCTGCTCGCCCAGCGCGCCGCGCCGATCGCCGACTCGATCCTGCGGCGGGCCGTGCTGGCCGGAGGCTTCGGGCTTCTCGCGGTCATCGCCTCGATCCTGATCTCGCTGCGGGTCGGCGGGCGGATCGCCCGCGAGCTGGCCGACCTGCGGCAGGCCGCGCTCGACCTCGCGAACAAGCGGCTGCCGGGCGTGATGGTCAAGCTCAAGCGGGGCGAGGACGTCGACGTGGCCACCGAGGCGCCCCCGCTGCAGACCGTGGGCGGGACCGCCGAGATCCAGGACGTGGGCCGGGCCTTCTCGACGGTGCAGGAGACCGCGGTTGAGGCCGCGATCGGGCAGGCCCGCCTGCAGCGGGGTGTCAGCCAGGTCTTCCTCAACCTGGCGCGGCGCAGCCAGACGCTGCTGCACCGGCAGCGGACCCAGCTGCACGGTATGCAGCGGCACATCACCGACCCGGACATGCTGGAGGAGCTCTTCCGGCTCGACCACCTGACGACCCGCATGCGCCGCCACGCCGAGGGCCTGATCATCCTGTCGGGCAACGCCCCCGGCCGCGCCTGGCGCAAGCCCGTCCCGATGTACGACGTCGTACGCGGGGCCGCGGCCGAGGTGGAGGACTACGCCCGGGTGAACGTGCTGCCGATGGAGGACCACGGGCTCGACGGCGCCGCGGTGGCCGACGTCATCCACCTCATCGCCGAGCTGATCGAGAACGCCACGATCTTCTCGCCGCCGCACACCTCCGTGTCGGTGCGCGGGGAGCTCGTCGGCATGGGCTTCGCGGTCGAGATCGAGGACCGCGGGCTCGGTATGACCAAGGAGCGGCTCGACGAGCTGAACGAACGGCTGGCCGACCCGCCGGAGTTCGACATCGCGGACACCGACCGCATGGGGCTGTTCGTCGTCGCGCGCCTGGCCGCACGCCGGGACATCCGCGTGACCCTGCGGCCCTCGCCCTACGGAGGAACGACCGCCATCGTGCTGATCCCATCCGGGCTCATGGTGGGCCCCAAGGACCCCGATCTCGCCCGTCTCGCCGCGGGAGAGGTCACCCCGGAGGACATCATCCTCGCCTCGCTGCAGCGGGGGTCGCAGGAGAACGAGAACACCGGCGAGGAGGACCGAAAGTGA
- a CDS encoding DUF742 domain-containing protein: protein MTERMQDQWLDEEAGPIVPAYALTRGRVRPSSQEIDLVAIVTATGGPTPVSLGPEQWMILSLCARPASLADIAAAIDLPLGVVRVLVGDLHEQGLVQVRPPANVARFPTPGILSEVISGLRAL from the coding sequence GTGACCGAACGCATGCAGGACCAGTGGCTGGACGAGGAGGCCGGGCCGATCGTGCCGGCCTACGCCCTGACCCGCGGACGCGTGCGGCCCTCCAGCCAGGAGATCGACCTCGTCGCCATCGTGACCGCGACCGGCGGGCCGACGCCGGTGAGCCTCGGTCCCGAACAGTGGATGATCCTCAGCCTGTGCGCCCGCCCTGCGTCGCTGGCGGACATCGCCGCGGCGATCGACCTGCCGCTCGGCGTCGTACGCGTGCTGGTGGGCGACCTCCACGAGCAGGGGCTCGTGCAGGTGCGCCCACCCGCCAACGTCGCGCGCTTCCCCACGCCCGGCATCCTGTCCGAGGTGATCAGCGGCCTGCGCGCGCTGTGA
- a CDS encoding hydantoinase B/oxoprolinase family protein — protein MTIVRTRYAEVHPGLGDGADPVTTEIIRQGLNAAADQMKQSLIRTAFSPIIYEALDFAVAFYDADMCMLAQAPTLPAFMGTLGFCVREAVEGVGGPAALSPGDVILYNDPYGTGSHPQDAAMVVPIFHDDTLVAYSAIKAHWLDIGGKDPYCTDTVDVHQEGTIFPGVKLYDAGRLVSDVYRMILANSRMPEMVIGDINAMVAGARTGAEALGALVRRHGLDTFRRCVARMYAHGEALVRGWFERLPDGVYEASSVIDSDGVNGTPIPFGVRVVVEGSSVTVDLTDCPDQVGGPVNCPLPSTVAAVRIAVAFLAGAGEQPNEGHFRPLELVTRLGSLFHPVRPAPCFMYGIPSDHAIELIIKALAEAVPESVPAASGGDINALVWWGNREATGEPWADGAPHPVGQGASPSGDGASALMYISESATRFTPAEVWEARNPWRIERLALAEDSGGPGRHRGGLGLDLSFRILEDQYLTSGLARTALEPWGLKGGLAGRPNRLTVEYPDGRTEDFSLKTRIFLPKGAVVHLRTGSGGGYGPPEERDPEAVRADLREGYITPEHAARHYPHAL, from the coding sequence ATGACCATCGTCCGCACCCGATACGCGGAGGTCCACCCCGGCCTGGGCGACGGCGCCGACCCCGTCACCACGGAGATCATCCGGCAGGGCCTCAACGCGGCCGCCGACCAGATGAAGCAGTCGCTGATCCGCACCGCGTTCTCGCCGATCATCTACGAGGCGCTCGACTTCGCCGTCGCCTTCTACGACGCCGACATGTGCATGCTGGCGCAGGCCCCGACGCTGCCGGCGTTCATGGGCACGCTCGGCTTCTGCGTGCGGGAGGCCGTCGAGGGCGTCGGCGGCCCCGCCGCGCTCAGCCCCGGCGACGTGATCCTCTACAACGACCCGTACGGCACCGGCTCCCACCCCCAGGACGCGGCGATGGTGGTGCCGATCTTCCACGACGACACGCTGGTCGCCTACTCGGCCATCAAGGCCCACTGGCTCGACATCGGCGGCAAGGACCCCTACTGCACCGACACGGTCGACGTCCACCAGGAGGGCACGATCTTCCCCGGGGTCAAGCTGTACGACGCCGGGCGGCTGGTCAGCGACGTCTACCGGATGATCCTGGCGAACAGCCGGATGCCGGAGATGGTCATCGGGGACATCAACGCGATGGTGGCCGGGGCGCGCACCGGGGCGGAGGCCCTCGGCGCGCTGGTGCGCAGGCACGGCCTCGACACCTTCCGCCGCTGCGTCGCCCGCATGTACGCCCACGGCGAGGCGCTGGTGCGCGGCTGGTTCGAGCGTCTGCCCGACGGCGTCTACGAGGCGTCCAGCGTCATCGACTCCGACGGCGTGAACGGCACACCGATCCCGTTCGGCGTACGGGTCGTCGTGGAGGGCTCGTCGGTGACCGTCGACCTGACCGACTGCCCCGACCAGGTCGGCGGGCCGGTCAACTGCCCGCTGCCGTCCACGGTGGCGGCCGTGCGGATCGCGGTGGCCTTCCTCGCCGGGGCGGGCGAGCAGCCCAACGAGGGCCACTTCCGCCCGTTGGAGCTGGTCACCCGGCTCGGCTCGCTGTTCCACCCCGTGCGGCCCGCGCCCTGCTTCATGTACGGCATCCCCTCCGACCACGCCATCGAGCTGATCATCAAGGCGCTGGCGGAAGCCGTGCCGGAATCGGTGCCCGCCGCCAGCGGCGGTGACATCAACGCCCTGGTGTGGTGGGGCAACCGCGAGGCGACCGGCGAGCCGTGGGCCGACGGCGCGCCCCACCCGGTGGGCCAGGGCGCCTCGCCGTCGGGCGACGGCGCGAGCGCGCTCATGTACATCTCGGAGTCGGCCACCCGCTTCACCCCGGCCGAGGTGTGGGAGGCGCGCAACCCCTGGCGGATCGAGCGGCTCGCCCTGGCCGAGGACTCCGGCGGCCCCGGCCGGCACCGCGGCGGCCTGGGCCTCGACCTGTCCTTCCGCATCCTGGAAGACCAGTACCTCACGTCCGGGCTGGCCAGGACCGCGCTGGAGCCCTGGGGCCTGAAGGGCGGCCTGGCGGGGCGGCCCAACCGGCTCACGGTCGAATATCCCGACGGGCGCACCGAGGACTTCTCGCTGAAGACGCGGATCTTCCTGCCCAAGGGCGCGGTCGTGCACCTGCGCACCGGCTCCGGCGGCGGGTACGGCCCGCCCGAAGAGCGCGACCCCGAGGCCGTACGCGCCGACCTGCGGGAGGGCTACATCACGCCGGAGCACGCCGCACGGCACTACCCGCACGCGCTGTGA
- a CDS encoding ABC transporter ATP-binding protein: MTLLAAEGVTLAYGTTAVVHDVSLAVDEGGVGLIGESGSGKTTLARALLGLMRPRSGTIRYGTGDLAGLGRAGRAEFRRAVQPVFQDGSEALDPRMTAGASIAEALTTHHRMSRAERADRIAALLTDVGLDPAIAARRPHEMSGGQRQRVAIARALAVEPRLLVLDEPTSALDVTVQARILDLLERLAAEHGLGYLLITHNLGVVGRLCRTSSVMFAGRVVESGPTGELLTRPAHPYTRALRDAVPRMGGEPPRAAGRTEAAAAATGCPFRLRCPLAVDRCSAEAPQAREVEGRKVACHRAEEVLHTPASSAPRVPHGGEAPDAPRQ, from the coding sequence ATGACGCTGCTCGCCGCCGAGGGGGTCACCCTCGCCTACGGCACGACGGCGGTGGTCCACGACGTGAGCCTCGCCGTGGACGAGGGCGGAGTGGGACTCATCGGAGAGAGCGGCTCGGGCAAGACCACGCTCGCCCGCGCCCTGCTCGGCCTCATGCGCCCCCGCTCCGGCACCATCCGGTACGGCACCGGCGACCTGGCCGGGCTCGGCAGGGCGGGCCGGGCCGAGTTCCGCCGGGCCGTGCAGCCGGTCTTCCAGGACGGCAGCGAGGCGCTCGACCCCCGCATGACGGCCGGGGCGTCGATCGCCGAGGCGCTCACCACCCACCACCGCATGTCCAGGGCCGAGCGGGCCGACCGGATCGCCGCGCTCCTCACCGACGTGGGACTCGACCCCGCGATCGCCGCCCGCAGGCCGCACGAGATGTCCGGCGGCCAGCGGCAGCGGGTGGCCATCGCCCGGGCACTGGCAGTGGAGCCCCGGCTGCTGGTGCTCGACGAGCCCACGAGCGCGCTCGACGTCACCGTGCAGGCCAGAATTCTCGACCTCCTGGAGCGGCTGGCCGCCGAGCACGGGCTCGGCTACCTGCTCATCACGCACAACCTCGGCGTCGTGGGGCGGCTGTGCCGTACGTCGTCGGTCATGTTCGCCGGACGGGTCGTCGAGTCGGGCCCGACCGGGGAGCTGCTCACCCGGCCGGCCCACCCGTACACCCGGGCGCTGCGCGACGCGGTGCCGCGCATGGGCGGCGAGCCGCCGCGCGCGGCGGGGCGGACCGAGGCGGCCGCGGCGGCGACGGGGTGCCCGTTCCGGCTGCGCTGCCCCCTCGCCGTGGACCGCTGCAGTGCGGAGGCACCGCAGGCGCGTGAGGTCGAAGGGCGTAAAGTGGCATGTCATCGCGCGGAGGAGGTGCTGCACACCCCGGCCTCCTCGGCTCCGCGCGTCCCCCACGGAGGTGAGGCCCCCGATGCGCCGCGTCAGTGA
- a CDS encoding PucR family transcriptional regulator codes for MRRVSDLLRTPAGRRLTLVAGPWDAREVGSVVLVDEMRELTTAAPGALAILSRHAMRSCDVLDALRLAGRGGLAGIVLPGPSGTTREIVELARRERVALLAGASDHSLSDTVLGLSAAVRADPGLLLRRTREAIDGIGAMEGAGEEDILRAASASVGVSYVVAGLADPGANATVIRVGGRPDGYVCWDGEDPAAAIVAQVVATTLGRVRAAAREAEAARERALLALLGAKDTRTAARRARHEGVPVDGWHVAVFLRDPGGDMSPGAADPVLREVRGTVAAWPGALGAGGTAELSAPPLVTRWQDGVLVLLTADERTTLNLPNSQRPPNQWPPALRRSGVGAGLGTCQEGPDGLRRTAAQARAAAARAAAGEVVRFDRLGVHALLAELSGSDSALVAARDMLAPLERLGALSAHAVPTLKAYLDSWGSRTRAAELLNLHPNAVAHRIRRIAEALDADLSDPQTRFALQLACHVVLDHDCLAVTVSR; via the coding sequence ATGCGCCGCGTCAGTGACCTTCTCAGGACGCCCGCGGGCCGCAGGCTGACGCTCGTCGCCGGTCCCTGGGACGCCCGGGAGGTCGGCAGCGTCGTCCTCGTCGACGAGATGCGCGAACTGACCACGGCGGCCCCCGGCGCGCTGGCGATCCTGTCGCGGCACGCCATGCGGTCGTGCGACGTGCTCGACGCGCTGCGCCTGGCCGGGCGCGGCGGCCTCGCCGGCATTGTGCTGCCCGGCCCTTCGGGCACGACGCGGGAGATCGTGGAGCTGGCCAGGCGGGAGCGGGTCGCGCTGCTCGCCGGCGCCTCCGACCACTCGCTGTCGGACACCGTGCTCGGTCTCAGCGCGGCCGTACGCGCCGATCCCGGGCTGCTGCTGCGCCGTACGCGTGAGGCGATCGACGGCATCGGCGCGATGGAGGGCGCGGGGGAGGAGGACATCCTGCGCGCGGCGTCCGCCTCCGTCGGCGTCTCGTACGTCGTCGCCGGCCTGGCCGACCCGGGAGCCAACGCGACGGTGATCCGCGTCGGCGGCCGGCCGGACGGCTACGTGTGCTGGGACGGCGAGGACCCCGCGGCGGCGATCGTCGCCCAGGTCGTCGCGACCACGCTCGGCCGGGTGCGGGCGGCCGCGCGGGAGGCGGAGGCGGCCCGCGAGCGCGCGCTGCTGGCCCTGCTCGGCGCCAAGGACACCCGCACCGCCGCCCGCCGCGCCCGGCACGAGGGCGTCCCGGTGGACGGCTGGCACGTCGCGGTCTTCCTGCGCGACCCCGGCGGCGACATGAGCCCGGGTGCGGCGGATCCGGTGCTCCGCGAGGTGCGCGGCACCGTCGCCGCGTGGCCCGGCGCGCTCGGCGCCGGCGGGACGGCCGAGCTGTCCGCGCCGCCGCTGGTCACCCGGTGGCAGGACGGCGTGCTCGTGCTCCTCACCGCCGACGAGCGGACGACGCTCAACCTTCCGAACTCTCAGCGGCCGCCGAATCAGTGGCCGCCGGCGCTGCGCCGGTCCGGCGTGGGGGCGGGGCTCGGCACCTGCCAGGAGGGGCCCGACGGGCTGCGCCGTACGGCCGCGCAGGCACGGGCGGCCGCCGCTCGCGCCGCGGCCGGGGAGGTCGTGCGGTTCGACCGGCTCGGGGTGCACGCGCTCCTCGCGGAGCTGAGCGGCAGCGACAGCGCGCTGGTGGCCGCCAGGGACATGCTCGCCCCGCTGGAACGCCTCGGGGCGCTCAGCGCCCACGCGGTGCCCACGCTGAAGGCATACCTGGACAGCTGGGGCTCCCGCACCAGGGCGGCCGAGCTGCTCAACCTGCACCCCAACGCGGTGGCCCACCGGATCAGGCGCATCGCCGAGGCGCTCGACGCCGATCTGTCCGACCCGCAGACCCGCTTCGCGCTCCAGCTCGCCTGCCACGTGGTGCTCGACCACGACTGTCTCGCGGTGACTGTTTCGCGGTGA
- a CDS encoding hydantoinase/oxoprolinase family protein: MTTVIGVDVGGTFTDLVLHDAATGEIRVAKQPTTPSAPERGVLAAVDAAVPADLLARCRHFVHGTTVGLNALLERRGATVGLITTAGFRDVLEIRRGDRDDPYDLFWTPPPPLVPRRLRLEVAERVAADGSVVRDLEPEDVRRAAETFAAEGVDAVAIVLVNSYANPAHEARAAELLRQAGFAGPVSLSHEVSGEYREYERTCTTVVDAFVRHRMGPYLHNLDRELRARGFAGELLVTRSGGGALALAEAAARPFETILSGPVAGAAATARLAASLGIGTAVAADVGGTSFDTALIEDGRLPLLYQGEVVGLPLQSPWVDVRSVGAGGGSIAYADAGGLLRVGPRSAGADPGPACYQRGGTEPTVTDAALHLGMIPRGHISGGIELSEDAAARALAPLSGPTGIDGVDAVAVGVIKIAAAHMAQAVRGVTVERGVDPRGGAVVAFGGAGPVFGCLLADELDVDTVVVPPNAGNFSAVGLVQADIVRTAARTMVRPLDDEALPLVERVTETLFERLAQPGAVREVDLDLRHRGQEHTLTIPVRLGEDDVAAVSARFSEAYHRAFGHTLPDPLEIVTVRATGRVVLDADRPMVPAPPSGESGRGTTRLWSFRRGAWTEAPVVRREDLDGVAEGPLLVVEPTATTYVDAGFAAEAHESGCLVITRKDR; encoded by the coding sequence ATGACAACGGTCATCGGAGTGGACGTCGGCGGCACCTTCACCGACCTCGTCCTCCACGACGCCGCGACCGGCGAGATCAGGGTCGCGAAACAGCCCACCACGCCGTCCGCGCCGGAACGCGGGGTCCTCGCCGCGGTCGACGCGGCGGTGCCCGCGGATCTGCTCGCCCGCTGCCGTCATTTCGTGCACGGCACCACCGTGGGCCTCAACGCGCTGCTCGAACGGCGGGGCGCGACCGTCGGCCTGATCACCACGGCCGGGTTCCGCGACGTGCTGGAGATCCGCAGGGGCGACCGCGACGACCCCTACGACCTGTTCTGGACCCCGCCGCCGCCGCTCGTGCCCCGGCGGCTGCGCCTGGAGGTGGCCGAGCGGGTGGCCGCCGACGGCTCGGTCGTACGCGACCTGGAGCCGGAGGACGTGCGGCGGGCCGCCGAGACGTTCGCCGCGGAGGGCGTGGACGCCGTGGCGATCGTGCTGGTCAACTCCTACGCCAACCCCGCGCACGAGGCGCGGGCGGCCGAGCTGCTCAGGCAGGCCGGGTTCGCCGGGCCGGTCTCGCTGTCGCACGAGGTTTCGGGCGAATACCGGGAGTACGAGCGCACCTGCACCACGGTCGTGGACGCCTTCGTCCGCCACCGCATGGGACCCTACCTGCATAATCTCGACCGCGAGCTGCGCGCGAGGGGGTTCGCGGGCGAGCTGCTCGTGACCCGGTCCGGCGGCGGCGCGCTGGCGCTGGCCGAGGCCGCGGCCCGGCCGTTCGAGACGATCCTGTCCGGCCCGGTGGCCGGGGCCGCCGCCACCGCCCGCCTGGCCGCTTCCCTCGGCATCGGCACGGCCGTCGCCGCCGACGTGGGCGGCACCAGCTTCGACACCGCGCTCATCGAGGACGGGCGGCTTCCGCTGCTCTACCAGGGCGAGGTCGTCGGCCTGCCGCTGCAGAGCCCCTGGGTGGACGTGCGGTCGGTGGGCGCGGGCGGCGGCTCGATCGCGTACGCCGACGCGGGCGGCCTGCTGCGCGTCGGCCCGCGCAGCGCGGGCGCCGACCCCGGGCCCGCCTGCTACCAGCGCGGCGGGACCGAGCCCACGGTGACCGACGCCGCGCTGCACCTCGGCATGATCCCCCGCGGGCACATCTCCGGTGGCATCGAGCTGTCCGAGGACGCGGCGGCCCGCGCGCTGGCGCCGCTCTCCGGCCCGACCGGCATCGACGGCGTGGACGCGGTCGCGGTTGGCGTGATCAAAATCGCCGCCGCGCACATGGCCCAGGCCGTACGCGGTGTGACCGTGGAGCGGGGCGTGGACCCGCGCGGCGGGGCGGTCGTCGCCTTCGGCGGCGCGGGGCCGGTGTTCGGCTGCCTGCTCGCCGACGAGCTCGACGTCGACACCGTGGTCGTGCCGCCCAACGCGGGCAACTTCTCCGCCGTCGGCCTGGTGCAGGCCGACATCGTGCGGACGGCCGCCCGCACGATGGTGCGCCCGCTGGACGACGAGGCGCTGCCGCTGGTCGAGCGGGTGACGGAGACGCTGTTCGAACGGCTCGCGCAGCCCGGGGCCGTACGCGAGGTGGACCTCGACCTGCGCCACCGGGGACAGGAGCACACGCTGACGATCCCGGTGCGGCTGGGCGAGGACGACGTGGCGGCCGTGTCGGCCCGGTTCTCCGAGGCGTACCACCGGGCCTTCGGCCACACCCTGCCCGACCCGCTGGAGATCGTCACCGTGCGGGCGACCGGCCGGGTGGTCCTCGACGCGGACCGCCCGATGGTGCCGGCCCCGCCGTCCGGCGAGAGCGGTCGGGGGACGACGCGGCTGTGGTCGTTCCGCCGGGGCGCCTGGACCGAGGCCCCGGTCGTACGGCGGGAGGACCTGGACGGCGTGGCCGAGGGCCCGCTGCTGGTGGTTGAGCCGACCGCGACGACCTATGTCGACGCCGGATTCGCGGCGGAGGCGCACGAGAGCGGCTGCCTCGTGATCACACGGAAGGACCGCTGA
- a CDS encoding ABC transporter substrate-binding protein, which produces MRRLLVLGVMAVLALAGCGGGEVREISAANLPSTKDSTFVYLSNLDIVTDWDPASSYSNEIMAMQNIYDSLTMYNPRTRRAAPRLAERWQASSDGRVWTFSLRSGMVFHTGRPVDAAAVKASVERTKRMGAGAAYVWDSVQQITVKDPLTVEFRLKYAAPLDLIASADYAAYIYDTQAAGTGDLKKWFQAGRDAGSGPYTVASWKKGREKELVLRAFDRYWGGWEGPHYRNIEFRVMPDLNRAYQLLLRGEASFVERLNPDLFRRARGTAGVRTLQVPAFQNMLVLFNTASGPLTDVRLRRAVQKAIDYDGLITALKGAGAPASGLVPEGLLGHLPDYTQKQDLTTAAQLLNEAGYGPGGAPLRLTLTYAQGDDDEELLVRKLRSALAGLNVELDAKAMQWNDQWNLGKSADPAKRQDILVMYWWPDYADAYSWFLNVFHSAEPVSFNLTYLKDPNVDARIDRLPSLVANDRSAAERAYTELQRTLIGEKAVVAVPWVANYQRAYLGNVQGYTDNPAYPNVVFVHELIPGG; this is translated from the coding sequence ATGCGCCGCTTACTCGTGCTGGGAGTGATGGCCGTGCTGGCCCTGGCGGGCTGCGGCGGAGGCGAGGTCCGGGAGATCTCGGCCGCGAACCTCCCCTCGACGAAGGACTCCACCTTCGTCTATCTGTCCAATCTGGACATCGTCACCGACTGGGATCCGGCGAGCTCGTACTCCAACGAGATCATGGCGATGCAGAACATCTATGACTCGCTGACGATGTACAACCCCCGGACGCGCCGGGCCGCGCCACGCCTGGCCGAGCGCTGGCAGGCGTCGTCCGACGGCAGGGTCTGGACCTTCAGCCTGCGATCCGGCATGGTCTTCCACACCGGGCGGCCGGTGGACGCCGCCGCGGTCAAGGCGTCCGTCGAGCGCACCAAGCGGATGGGCGCAGGCGCGGCCTACGTCTGGGACTCCGTCCAGCAGATCACGGTCAAGGATCCGCTCACCGTGGAGTTCCGGCTGAAGTACGCCGCCCCGCTCGACCTGATCGCCTCCGCCGACTACGCCGCGTACATCTACGACACCCAGGCGGCGGGCACGGGCGACCTCAAGAAGTGGTTCCAGGCCGGCCGCGACGCGGGCTCGGGGCCCTACACGGTGGCGAGCTGGAAGAAGGGCCGCGAGAAGGAACTGGTGCTGCGTGCCTTCGACCGCTATTGGGGCGGCTGGGAGGGCCCGCACTACCGGAACATCGAGTTCCGCGTGATGCCCGACCTCAACCGGGCCTACCAGCTGCTGCTGCGCGGCGAGGCGAGCTTCGTGGAGCGGCTGAACCCCGATCTCTTCCGCCGGGCCCGCGGCACCGCGGGCGTCCGCACCCTGCAGGTGCCGGCGTTCCAGAACATGCTCGTGCTGTTCAACACCGCCTCGGGCCCGCTGACGGACGTACGGCTGCGCAGGGCGGTGCAGAAGGCCATCGACTACGACGGCCTGATCACCGCGCTCAAGGGGGCGGGGGCGCCGGCCTCCGGCCTGGTCCCCGAGGGCCTGCTCGGGCACCTGCCCGACTACACCCAGAAGCAGGACCTGACCACGGCCGCCCAGCTGCTGAACGAGGCGGGGTACGGCCCCGGCGGCGCGCCCCTGCGCCTGACACTGACGTACGCGCAGGGAGACGACGACGAGGAACTGCTCGTACGCAAGCTCAGGAGCGCACTGGCCGGGCTGAACGTGGAACTCGACGCCAAGGCCATGCAGTGGAACGACCAGTGGAACCTGGGCAAGTCCGCCGACCCGGCCAAGCGCCAGGACATCCTCGTCATGTACTGGTGGCCCGACTACGCCGACGCCTATTCGTGGTTCCTGAACGTCTTCCACAGCGCGGAGCCGGTGTCCTTCAACCTCACCTACCTGAAGGATCCGAACGTCGACGCGAGGATCGACCGTCTGCCGTCACTGGTGGCGAACGACCGTTCCGCGGCGGAGAGGGCGTACACCGAGCTCCAGAGGACGCTCATCGGAGAGAAGGCCGTGGTGGCGGTGCCGTGGGTGGCCAACTATCAGCGGGCCTACCTGGGCAACGTTCAGGGGTACACCGACAACCCGGCCTACCCCAACGTCGTCTTCGTGCACGAGCTCATCCCGGGCGGCTGA